A window of Aeromicrobium sp. Root236 contains these coding sequences:
- a CDS encoding amino acid ABC transporter ATP-binding protein produces MTDIQQTSDMGDLRVRARGLQKSFGDNHVLRGIDLDVAAGSTSVLIGPSGSGKTTILRSLNVLERPDAGTIRIDDVEVDFATLPAKGSAARQQITALRAQSGMVFQAHNLFPHKTVIENVIEGPVQVQKRPLDEVVDEAKALLDQVGLSDKADQHPFQLSGGQQQRVGIARALALKPRVMLFDEPTSALDPELVGEVLSVIKDLAAEGWTTVLVTHEIRFAEHVADQVLFLDGGVVVERGPSAQVIGDPREERTQQFLKRILDPA; encoded by the coding sequence ATGACCGACATCCAGCAGACCAGCGACATGGGCGACCTCCGCGTACGCGCGAGGGGGCTGCAGAAGTCGTTCGGCGACAACCACGTCCTGCGCGGCATCGACCTCGACGTCGCGGCGGGTTCGACCTCGGTCCTCATCGGGCCGTCGGGCTCGGGCAAGACCACGATCCTGCGATCGCTCAACGTCCTCGAGCGACCCGATGCCGGCACGATCCGCATCGACGACGTCGAGGTCGACTTCGCGACGTTGCCCGCCAAGGGGAGCGCGGCCCGCCAGCAGATCACGGCGCTGCGGGCGCAGAGCGGCATGGTGTTCCAGGCCCACAACCTGTTCCCGCACAAGACCGTCATCGAGAACGTCATCGAGGGTCCGGTCCAGGTGCAGAAGCGCCCGCTCGACGAGGTCGTCGACGAGGCCAAGGCCCTCCTCGACCAGGTCGGTCTGAGCGACAAGGCGGACCAGCACCCGTTCCAGCTGTCCGGTGGTCAGCAGCAGCGCGTCGGCATCGCCCGGGCGCTCGCGCTCAAGCCCCGCGTCATGCTGTTCGACGAGCCGACCTCGGCGCTCGATCCTGAGCTCGTCGGTGAGGTGCTGTCGGTCATCAAGGACCTCGCCGCCGAGGGGTGGACGACGGTCCTGGTCACGCACGAGATCCGCTTCGCGGAGCACGTCGCCGACCAGGTGCTGTTCCTCGACGGCGGCGTCGTCGTCGAGCGTGGCCCGAGCGCACAGGTCATCGGCGACCCGCGCGAGGAACGTACGCAGCAGTTCCTCAAACGGATCCTCGACCCGGCGTGA
- a CDS encoding ABC transporter substrate-binding protein/permease, with protein MRHAVRLLVLAFVGLAVLTSSGSAFAAPRAADDRPVVRVGTEGVYPPFSFHDAKTDKLTGYDIEVIKAVAKKAGWKLKFVETTFDGIFAALEANRIDVIANQVTFNPERDAKYGLGTTYTYSRGVIVVKKGTKGIKTLKDIKGKTAAESTTTSWADVARKAGAKIQAVEGFAQAAALVVQGRADLLINDNIAALDYLNTTGKDDIEIVGNAGDEVSKQVLAFRKGDPRLEESNKALAALKADGTLKKISEKYFKTDVSVANAGDVDVSGGRAVRSDREVVKDAAWPMLKKLLIATIPITIISFAIGLVLAIAAALARISGSRILGGIAKAYISIIRGTPLLVQLFIVFYGLPEIGIKFSPWGAAIFTLSLNVGGYAAEVVRASILSVPRGQFEAASTIGMGYWQSLRRIVFPQAARIAVPPLSNTAISLLKDTSLLSVVLVTEVFRQAQLAAASAQIYLPLYVLAGFYYWVVCVGMSAVQGRLETRLNRFVAR; from the coding sequence ATGCGCCATGCCGTGAGGCTGCTCGTCCTGGCGTTCGTGGGGTTGGCGGTGCTGACGTCCTCGGGCTCGGCCTTCGCCGCGCCGCGAGCTGCCGACGACCGTCCAGTCGTCCGCGTCGGCACTGAGGGCGTCTACCCGCCGTTCTCGTTCCACGACGCCAAGACCGACAAGTTGACCGGCTACGACATCGAGGTCATCAAGGCGGTCGCCAAGAAGGCCGGCTGGAAGCTCAAGTTCGTCGAGACGACGTTCGACGGGATCTTCGCCGCGCTCGAGGCCAACCGGATCGACGTCATCGCCAACCAGGTCACCTTCAACCCGGAGCGCGATGCGAAGTACGGCCTCGGCACGACGTACACCTACTCTCGTGGCGTCATCGTGGTCAAGAAGGGCACCAAGGGCATCAAGACCCTGAAGGACATCAAGGGCAAGACCGCCGCGGAGTCCACCACGACGAGCTGGGCCGACGTGGCTCGCAAGGCCGGCGCCAAGATCCAGGCCGTCGAGGGGTTCGCCCAGGCAGCCGCGCTGGTCGTCCAGGGCCGGGCGGACCTGTTGATCAACGACAACATCGCGGCGCTCGACTACCTCAACACGACCGGCAAGGACGACATCGAGATCGTCGGCAATGCCGGCGACGAGGTCAGCAAGCAGGTGCTGGCGTTCCGCAAGGGCGACCCGCGGCTCGAGGAGTCCAACAAGGCGCTGGCAGCGCTCAAGGCCGACGGCACGCTCAAGAAGATCTCGGAGAAGTACTTCAAGACCGATGTCTCGGTGGCGAACGCCGGCGACGTCGACGTGTCCGGCGGCCGTGCGGTGCGGAGCGACAGGGAAGTCGTCAAGGACGCCGCGTGGCCCATGCTCAAGAAGCTCCTGATCGCCACGATCCCGATCACGATCATCAGCTTCGCGATCGGACTCGTCCTCGCGATCGCTGCCGCGCTGGCGCGGATCTCCGGCAGCCGGATCCTCGGCGGCATCGCGAAGGCGTACATCTCGATCATCCGTGGCACCCCGCTCCTGGTGCAGCTGTTCATCGTGTTCTACGGCCTGCCGGAGATCGGGATCAAGTTCTCGCCGTGGGGCGCCGCGATCTTCACGCTGAGCCTCAACGTGGGCGGTTATGCCGCCGAAGTGGTCCGCGCGTCGATCCTGTCCGTCCCTCGGGGGCAGTTCGAGGCCGCCTCGACGATCGGCATGGGCTACTGGCAGTCCCTGCGGCGCATCGTGTTCCCGCAGGCCGCGCGGATCGCCGTGCCGCCGCTCTCCAACACCGCGATCTCCCTGCTCAAGGACACGTCCCTGCTGTCGGTCGTCCTCGTGACCGAGGTGTTCCGTCAGGCTCAGCTCGCGGCGGCGAGTGCACAGATCTACCTCCCGCTCTACGTCCTCGCGGGCTTCTACTACTGGGTCGTGTGCGTGGGCATGTCGGCCGTCCAAGGCAGACTCGAGACCCGACTGAACAGGTTCGTGGCCAGATGA